Proteins from a single region of Apium graveolens cultivar Ventura chromosome 7, ASM990537v1, whole genome shotgun sequence:
- the LOC141673872 gene encoding uncharacterized protein LOC141673872: protein MDLWKEKQDAEPETRPGDQRERSDERSGESRGSVFDRIAKNFKRPPEDARDEIKRAALCERIRKEEEAKAQESIERRVREEEAKLKRKAHWIHVSSDSELEKESKQEQMTRVLRDLKRKVEGDMEVGAAAAPFTKKLESTPRESGLKHFNFDSFNGLADPEEHLNYFEQISNIYDYSDLTRCRFFASTLKGGAQKWFSRIPSRSVDSWKDFREIFLKRFRANRMNELQMCHLKIIKQRSKEPLPEFIKKFQEAVNQLSNLEEKEAVNIFQRNLHPISCEGYVKDLIHREPQSLASAYAFASKFIKENDFLKSIKMNRRIHDDDESPERRSSFRRDKRYKLDRQANYIQQPRGTPPRDTYPESRKNERKPKTKKEPKPEPEWTPLNRPRADILREVKGKPFYYPPKPLLAPPENRARDKHCGYHEDHGHTTKNCFSLKMFIEDQIKKGNMNQYLQRGSNDKDRAPGRGKNVVNIVFGGTASPPRSPDQENDVMMIQTLDDEPICFSYSDYEGLDPDHNLALVVTLDVANNEVKRILVDNGSSANIVFEHTFNRMELGHLRMDPCLEDPLYGFRNTMIPIRGIIYLPIIFGTAPRQISHMMKFYVISATSSYNMILGRPTITKLRAIPSTIHLKLKFPAPGGVEELKGDREMAGRCYGQALVMAETESENRKKIISLPKGQSRKKHREHLSKRARLDVNMIEDSGYGVTNADARIQKFVESKEKRKVEPVQQTIELDLEPGNPTRKIKIGKGLETTFQKELIDLLEEYADVFAWSPEDMPGIDESVAMHSLDVDPKQKPIKQKRRNFVPERQQAIDQEVKKLLKADIICEIKYPDWMANVVLVKKPNGKWRKCVDYTSLNSACPKDSYPLPNIDQHVTSGHVMLSFMDAFSGYNQVKMNPADIAKMAFITHWADYAFIMMPFGLINAGATYQKMMNTIFKDQLGRNMESYVDDMISKSATIPEHI from the coding sequence ATGGACTTGTGGAAGGAAAAGCAGGACGCCGAGCCTGAGACCCGCCCAGGGGATCAGCGAGAGCGGTCCGACGAACGGTCCGGAGAATCTCGGGGATCCGTCTTCGACCGGATTGCGAAGAACTTCAAAAGGCCACCAGAGGATGCCAGAGACGAAATAAAAAGAGCTGCCCTCTGTGAGAGAATCCGGAAAGAAGAAGAGGCTAAAGCCCAGGAATCTATAGAAAGGAGAGTCCGGGAGGAGGAGGCCAAGCTAAAGAGAAAGGCTCACTGGATTCATGTTTCTTCAGACTCAGAGCTAGAGAAGGAATCCAAGCAAGAACAAATGACCCGGGTCCTTCGGGACCTTAAAAGGAAAGTGGAAGGCGACATGGAAGTAGGGGCGGCAGCAGCCCCGTTCACAAAGAAACTGGAATCCACCCCCAGGGAGTCGGGGCTGAAGCACTTCAATTTTGACTCTTTTAACGGACTGGCTGACCCCGAGGAGCATCTGAACTATTTTGAGCAAATATCTAATATTTATGATTACAGCGACCTGACTAGATGCCGATTCTTCGCATCAACGTTGAAGGGGGGTGCTCAGAAATGGTTCAGCCGCATACCATCCCGGAGTGTGGACTCCTGGAAAGACTTCCGCGAGATATTTTTGAAAAGATTCAGGGCCAACCGGATGAACGAGCTGCAGATGTGTCATCTAAAAATAATCAAGCAAAGAAGCAAGGAGCCCCTCCCGGAATTCATCAAAAAATTCCAGGAAGCAGTCAATCAACTCTCCAACTTAGAAGAAAAGGAGGCAGTAAACATCTTTCAAAGAAACTTGCACCCGATATCTTGTGAAGGCTATGTTAAAGACTTGATTCATAGGGAGCCCCAGAGCCTAGCATCAGCATATGCGTTTGCATCAAAGTTCATAAAGGAAAACGATTTCCTCAAATCAATAAAGATGAATAGAAGAATACACGATGATGATGAGTCTCCGGAGCGACGCTCGTCGTTTCGGAGAGACAAAAGATACAAGCTTGACAGGCAAGCAAACTACATTCAGCAGCCCCGGGGAACCCCACCCCGGGATACATACCCCGAATCAAGAAAGAATGAAAGGAAACCCAAGACAAAGAAGGAACCCAAGCCGGAACCGGAGTGGACACCCCTCAACAGGCCCCGGGCTGACATTTTGCGCGAAGTCAAGGGCAAGCCGTTTTATTATCCGCCAAAACCCTTGCTGGCGCCTCCCGAAAACAGGGCCCGAGACAAGCATTGTGGCTATCACGAGGATCATGGCCATACCACTAAAAACTGTTTCTCCCTCAAGATGTTCATAGAAGACCAAATCAAGAAAGgaaacatgaaccagtatcttcaAAGGGGGTCAAATGACAAAGACAGAGCCCCGGGAAGAGGCAAAAATGTGGTGAATATTGTTTTTGGAGGCACAGCCTCTCCACCTCGGAGCCCGGACCAGGAGAATGATGTGATGATGATCCAGACTCTGGATGATGAGCCGATCTGCTTCTCTTATTCTGATTACGAGGGGCTCGATCCGGACCACAACTTGGCATTGGTGGTGACCCTTGATGTCGCAAACAACGAGGTAAAAAGAATTTTAGTTGATAATGGTTCATCTGCTAATATTGTATTCGAGCACACATTTAATAGGATGGAGCTCGGCCACCTCCGAATGGACCCCTGTCTCGAAGATCCCTTGTACGGATTCAGGAACACGATGATTCCAATTCGGGGAATCATTTATCTCCCCATAATCTTTGGGACCGCACCCCGACAGATCTCTCATATGATGAAATTCTATGTGATAAGTGCAACCTCCTCATACAACATGATCCTTGGAAGGCCCACTATCACCAAGCTCAGAGCAATCCCTTCAACTATTCATTTAAAACTCAAATTCCCCGCCCCGGGAGGCGTTGAAGAATTAAAAGGAGATAGGGAAATGGCAGGTAGATGTTATGGTCAAGCACTTGTCATGGCAGAAACAGAGTCGGAGAACCGGAAGAAGATAATATCCCTACCCAAGGGACAAAGCAGAAAGAAGCATCGAGAGCACCTTAGTAAAAGGGCCCGTCTGGATGTGAATATGATTGAGGACTCCGGGTACGGTGTAACCAACGCTGATGCCCGGATTCAGAAATTTGTAGAAAGCAAGGAGAAGAGAAAGGTAGAACCTGTCCAACAGACAATAGAGTTAGATTTGGAACCTGGGAACCCCACCCGAAAAATCAAAATCGGCAAAGGCCTGGAAACCACATTCCAGAAGGAGCTCATCGACCTACTAGAGGAATACGCCGACGTGTTCGCTTGGTCCCCGGAGGACATGCCGGGGATTGATGAATCTGTGGCCATGCACAGCCTGGACGTGGATCCAAAACAAAAACCAATCAAGCAAAAACGAAGGAACTTTGTCCCGGAGAGACAACAGGCAATCGACCAAGAAGTCAAAAAGTTGTTAAAAGCAGATATAATCTGTGAAATTAAGTATCCGGATTGGATGGCAAATGTTGTGCTGGTCAAGAAacccaatggaaaatggagaaaGTGCGTGGATTATACAAGCCTCAATTCGGCGTGTCCTAAAGACTCCTACCCCCTGCCCAACATTGACCAGCACGTGACCTCGGGCCATgtaatgctaagtttcatggacgccttctcGGGATACAACCAGGTCAAGATGAACCCGGCAGATATTGCGAAGATGGCATTCATCACACACTGGGCTGACTACGCTTTTATTATGATGCCGTTTGGGTTAATCAACGCCGGGGCAACATACCAGAAAATGATGAATACCATATTCAAAGATCAGCTGGGCAGGAACATGGAATCTTATGTTGACGATATGATCTCTAAGTCGGCCACAATCCCAGAACACATCTGA